In Tachypleus tridentatus isolate NWPU-2018 chromosome 7, ASM421037v1, whole genome shotgun sequence, a genomic segment contains:
- the TH1 gene encoding negative elongation factor complex member TH1 isoform X1 — protein MLLQFAVLFTSDQNIMDDDYEDENEQGWDEDMGLDQEGEGDLELHTAEEQEAVNIQIQQECVEKFSSQDFIMEPGIFLQLKSFFQSGGNPEQVVDLLSGNYQAIAQTANLLAEWLIMAGMKISEVQALVEDHLKQMVIKHFDPKKADSIFTDEGETPAWLTEMIEHPTWRSLIYKLAEDYPDCLMLNFTIKLISDAGFQAEITSISTASQQLEVFSRILKTSISNSLEGGEEEMEKILPEFTKMVCHGEHTYLYSQALLHQLSQEPRGGSNIKRLSQEICKYAQQNGHDATPITMALNGAAANPRACQALSAMLSKNALNPADITVLYKIYQVAEPPPVELLRVPQFLDLLMDSLFKPGTKLNPDHKPKYIYLLAYAASVYETYKKGTRKTLNKDELKATTQAVEKVHMICNEKKGSSELIAELNTLYQCIRFPVVALGVVRWVDYTVSEKSYFKLSTEHTPLHLQLLDEVSTCHTTLHQKVLDLLIRLFESPQEELDVLVQLEMKKMLLDRMVHLLSRGCVFPVINYIKTCWHRQDTDVSLIRYFVTEVLDIIAAPYTPEFIQLFLPLVENEEITGGMRNEGENDPITEFVLHCKTIMVI, from the exons TTGCATACTGCTGAAGAACAAGAAGCTGTTAATATACAGATTCAACAAGAATGTGTGGAAAAGTTCAGTAGCCAGGATTTCATCATGGAACCAGGGATCTTCCTCCAGTTGAAGAG TTTTTTTCAATCTGGAGGAAATCCAGAACAAGTTGTTGATCTGCTGTCAGGAAACTACCAGGCTATTGCACAAACAGCAAATTTATTAGCAGAATGGCTGATTATGGCAG GAATGAAAATATCTGAAGTGCAGGCCTTAGTGGAAGACcatttgaaacaaatggtcatcaAGCATTTTGATCCAAAAAAAGCTGATTCAATTTTCACAGATGAAGGAGAG actcCTGCCTGGTTAACAGAAATGATAGAACATCCAACTTGGAGGTCATTGATTTATAAGTTAGCTGAAGATTATCCTGACTGCCTGATGCTAAATTTCACCATTAAA CTTATTTCTGATGCAGGGTTTCAAGCTGAAATCACAAGCATCTCAACAGCTTCGCAGCAACTTGAGGTTTTCTCTCGTATCTTAAAGACATCCATCTCCAACTCTCTGGAAGGTGGGGAAGAAGAAATGGAGAAAATCCTTCCAGAATTTACA AAAATGGTTTGTCATGGAGAACACACGTACTTGTACAGCCAGGCATTGTTACATCAGTTATCTCAGGAACCCAGAGGAGGCTCCAACATTAAAAGATTGTCACAAGAGATTTGCAAATATGCACAACAGAA TGGACATGATGCAACTCCAATTACCATGGCACTGAATGGAGCAGCAGCCAATCCCAGAGCATGTCAAGCTCTTTCTGCAATGTTGTCAAAAAATGCTCTTAATCCTGCTGATATTACTGTG CTTTACAAAATATACCAAGTTGCAGAACCACCACCAGTAGAATTGCTTCGAGTGCCTCAGTTTTTAG ATCTGTTAATGGATTCCCTTTTCAAGCCTGGAACTAAACTTAATCCAGACCACAAACctaagtatatttatttacttgctTATGCTGCCAGTGTATATGAAACATATAAAAAG GGAACAAGGAAAACCCTCAACAAAGATGAACTTAAAGCTACAACTCAAGCTGTTGAAAAAGTCCATATGATATGCAATGAAAAGAAAGGATCATCTGAACTTATAGCTGAACTTAACACGCTGTATCAATGTATCAG GTTTCCAGTGGTTGCCTTAGGTGTAGTTAGATGGGTAGACTACACTGTGTCTGAGAAAAGCTATTTTAAATTGTCCACTGAGCATACTCCACTACACTTGCAGCTGTTGGAtgag GTGTCCACCTGTCATACCACTCTCCACCAGAAAGTATTAGATTTATTAATTCGTTTGTTTGAATCTCCTCAAGAGGAACTGGATGTGTTAGTGCAg ttagAAATGAAGAAAATGCTCTTAGACCGCATGGTCCATTTATTGAGTCGAGGCTGTGTTTTCCCTGTGATAAATTACATCAAAACCTGTTGGCACCGACAAGATACTGATGTCTCACTAATTCGGTACTTTGTTACagag GTATTAGACATTATTGCTGCTCCTTACACACCTGAATTTATACAACTGTTTCTCCCCCTGGTGGAAAATGAAGAAATCACAGGTGGAATGCGTAACGAGGGAGAAAATGACCCAATTACCGAGTTTGTTT TACACTGCAAGACCATTATGGTTATCTGA
- the TH1 gene encoding negative elongation factor complex member TH1 isoform X2, whose amino-acid sequence MKHMFVNGIMDDDYEDENEQGWDEDMGLDQEGEGDLELHTAEEQEAVNIQIQQECVEKFSSQDFIMEPGIFLQLKSFFQSGGNPEQVVDLLSGNYQAIAQTANLLAEWLIMAGMKISEVQALVEDHLKQMVIKHFDPKKADSIFTDEGETPAWLTEMIEHPTWRSLIYKLAEDYPDCLMLNFTIKLISDAGFQAEITSISTASQQLEVFSRILKTSISNSLEGGEEEMEKILPEFTKMVCHGEHTYLYSQALLHQLSQEPRGGSNIKRLSQEICKYAQQNGHDATPITMALNGAAANPRACQALSAMLSKNALNPADITVLYKIYQVAEPPPVELLRVPQFLDLLMDSLFKPGTKLNPDHKPKYIYLLAYAASVYETYKKGTRKTLNKDELKATTQAVEKVHMICNEKKGSSELIAELNTLYQCIRFPVVALGVVRWVDYTVSEKSYFKLSTEHTPLHLQLLDEVSTCHTTLHQKVLDLLIRLFESPQEELDVLVQLEMKKMLLDRMVHLLSRGCVFPVINYIKTCWHRQDTDVSLIRYFVTEVLDIIAAPYTPEFIQLFLPLVENEEITGGMRNEGENDPITEFVLHCKTIMVI is encoded by the exons TTGCATACTGCTGAAGAACAAGAAGCTGTTAATATACAGATTCAACAAGAATGTGTGGAAAAGTTCAGTAGCCAGGATTTCATCATGGAACCAGGGATCTTCCTCCAGTTGAAGAG TTTTTTTCAATCTGGAGGAAATCCAGAACAAGTTGTTGATCTGCTGTCAGGAAACTACCAGGCTATTGCACAAACAGCAAATTTATTAGCAGAATGGCTGATTATGGCAG GAATGAAAATATCTGAAGTGCAGGCCTTAGTGGAAGACcatttgaaacaaatggtcatcaAGCATTTTGATCCAAAAAAAGCTGATTCAATTTTCACAGATGAAGGAGAG actcCTGCCTGGTTAACAGAAATGATAGAACATCCAACTTGGAGGTCATTGATTTATAAGTTAGCTGAAGATTATCCTGACTGCCTGATGCTAAATTTCACCATTAAA CTTATTTCTGATGCAGGGTTTCAAGCTGAAATCACAAGCATCTCAACAGCTTCGCAGCAACTTGAGGTTTTCTCTCGTATCTTAAAGACATCCATCTCCAACTCTCTGGAAGGTGGGGAAGAAGAAATGGAGAAAATCCTTCCAGAATTTACA AAAATGGTTTGTCATGGAGAACACACGTACTTGTACAGCCAGGCATTGTTACATCAGTTATCTCAGGAACCCAGAGGAGGCTCCAACATTAAAAGATTGTCACAAGAGATTTGCAAATATGCACAACAGAA TGGACATGATGCAACTCCAATTACCATGGCACTGAATGGAGCAGCAGCCAATCCCAGAGCATGTCAAGCTCTTTCTGCAATGTTGTCAAAAAATGCTCTTAATCCTGCTGATATTACTGTG CTTTACAAAATATACCAAGTTGCAGAACCACCACCAGTAGAATTGCTTCGAGTGCCTCAGTTTTTAG ATCTGTTAATGGATTCCCTTTTCAAGCCTGGAACTAAACTTAATCCAGACCACAAACctaagtatatttatttacttgctTATGCTGCCAGTGTATATGAAACATATAAAAAG GGAACAAGGAAAACCCTCAACAAAGATGAACTTAAAGCTACAACTCAAGCTGTTGAAAAAGTCCATATGATATGCAATGAAAAGAAAGGATCATCTGAACTTATAGCTGAACTTAACACGCTGTATCAATGTATCAG GTTTCCAGTGGTTGCCTTAGGTGTAGTTAGATGGGTAGACTACACTGTGTCTGAGAAAAGCTATTTTAAATTGTCCACTGAGCATACTCCACTACACTTGCAGCTGTTGGAtgag GTGTCCACCTGTCATACCACTCTCCACCAGAAAGTATTAGATTTATTAATTCGTTTGTTTGAATCTCCTCAAGAGGAACTGGATGTGTTAGTGCAg ttagAAATGAAGAAAATGCTCTTAGACCGCATGGTCCATTTATTGAGTCGAGGCTGTGTTTTCCCTGTGATAAATTACATCAAAACCTGTTGGCACCGACAAGATACTGATGTCTCACTAATTCGGTACTTTGTTACagag GTATTAGACATTATTGCTGCTCCTTACACACCTGAATTTATACAACTGTTTCTCCCCCTGGTGGAAAATGAAGAAATCACAGGTGGAATGCGTAACGAGGGAGAAAATGACCCAATTACCGAGTTTGTTT TACACTGCAAGACCATTATGGTTATCTGA
- the TH1 gene encoding negative elongation factor complex member TH1 isoform X3: MDDDYEDENEQGWDEDMGLDQEGEGDLELHTAEEQEAVNIQIQQECVEKFSSQDFIMEPGIFLQLKSFFQSGGNPEQVVDLLSGNYQAIAQTANLLAEWLIMAGMKISEVQALVEDHLKQMVIKHFDPKKADSIFTDEGETPAWLTEMIEHPTWRSLIYKLAEDYPDCLMLNFTIKLISDAGFQAEITSISTASQQLEVFSRILKTSISNSLEGGEEEMEKILPEFTKMVCHGEHTYLYSQALLHQLSQEPRGGSNIKRLSQEICKYAQQNGHDATPITMALNGAAANPRACQALSAMLSKNALNPADITVLYKIYQVAEPPPVELLRVPQFLDLLMDSLFKPGTKLNPDHKPKYIYLLAYAASVYETYKKGTRKTLNKDELKATTQAVEKVHMICNEKKGSSELIAELNTLYQCIRFPVVALGVVRWVDYTVSEKSYFKLSTEHTPLHLQLLDEVSTCHTTLHQKVLDLLIRLFESPQEELDVLVQLEMKKMLLDRMVHLLSRGCVFPVINYIKTCWHRQDTDVSLIRYFVTEVLDIIAAPYTPEFIQLFLPLVENEEITGGMRNEGENDPITEFVLHCKTIMVI; this comes from the exons TTGCATACTGCTGAAGAACAAGAAGCTGTTAATATACAGATTCAACAAGAATGTGTGGAAAAGTTCAGTAGCCAGGATTTCATCATGGAACCAGGGATCTTCCTCCAGTTGAAGAG TTTTTTTCAATCTGGAGGAAATCCAGAACAAGTTGTTGATCTGCTGTCAGGAAACTACCAGGCTATTGCACAAACAGCAAATTTATTAGCAGAATGGCTGATTATGGCAG GAATGAAAATATCTGAAGTGCAGGCCTTAGTGGAAGACcatttgaaacaaatggtcatcaAGCATTTTGATCCAAAAAAAGCTGATTCAATTTTCACAGATGAAGGAGAG actcCTGCCTGGTTAACAGAAATGATAGAACATCCAACTTGGAGGTCATTGATTTATAAGTTAGCTGAAGATTATCCTGACTGCCTGATGCTAAATTTCACCATTAAA CTTATTTCTGATGCAGGGTTTCAAGCTGAAATCACAAGCATCTCAACAGCTTCGCAGCAACTTGAGGTTTTCTCTCGTATCTTAAAGACATCCATCTCCAACTCTCTGGAAGGTGGGGAAGAAGAAATGGAGAAAATCCTTCCAGAATTTACA AAAATGGTTTGTCATGGAGAACACACGTACTTGTACAGCCAGGCATTGTTACATCAGTTATCTCAGGAACCCAGAGGAGGCTCCAACATTAAAAGATTGTCACAAGAGATTTGCAAATATGCACAACAGAA TGGACATGATGCAACTCCAATTACCATGGCACTGAATGGAGCAGCAGCCAATCCCAGAGCATGTCAAGCTCTTTCTGCAATGTTGTCAAAAAATGCTCTTAATCCTGCTGATATTACTGTG CTTTACAAAATATACCAAGTTGCAGAACCACCACCAGTAGAATTGCTTCGAGTGCCTCAGTTTTTAG ATCTGTTAATGGATTCCCTTTTCAAGCCTGGAACTAAACTTAATCCAGACCACAAACctaagtatatttatttacttgctTATGCTGCCAGTGTATATGAAACATATAAAAAG GGAACAAGGAAAACCCTCAACAAAGATGAACTTAAAGCTACAACTCAAGCTGTTGAAAAAGTCCATATGATATGCAATGAAAAGAAAGGATCATCTGAACTTATAGCTGAACTTAACACGCTGTATCAATGTATCAG GTTTCCAGTGGTTGCCTTAGGTGTAGTTAGATGGGTAGACTACACTGTGTCTGAGAAAAGCTATTTTAAATTGTCCACTGAGCATACTCCACTACACTTGCAGCTGTTGGAtgag GTGTCCACCTGTCATACCACTCTCCACCAGAAAGTATTAGATTTATTAATTCGTTTGTTTGAATCTCCTCAAGAGGAACTGGATGTGTTAGTGCAg ttagAAATGAAGAAAATGCTCTTAGACCGCATGGTCCATTTATTGAGTCGAGGCTGTGTTTTCCCTGTGATAAATTACATCAAAACCTGTTGGCACCGACAAGATACTGATGTCTCACTAATTCGGTACTTTGTTACagag GTATTAGACATTATTGCTGCTCCTTACACACCTGAATTTATACAACTGTTTCTCCCCCTGGTGGAAAATGAAGAAATCACAGGTGGAATGCGTAACGAGGGAGAAAATGACCCAATTACCGAGTTTGTTT TACACTGCAAGACCATTATGGTTATCTGA